The genomic interval aagtaatacctgcatcaggaccagaaccaagaagagaaacctccatcaggaccagaaccaggaaggaaatcctccatcaggaccacaaccaggaaggaaatcctccatcagaaccagaaccaggaagcaaaatcctccatcaggaccagaaccaggaagaaaatcctccatcaggaccagaaccaggaaggaaatcctccatcagaaccagaaccaggaagcaaaatcctccatcaggaccagaaccaggaagaaaatcctccatcaggaccagaaccaggaaggaaatcctccatcagaaccagaaccaggaaggaaatcctccatcaggaccagaaccaggaaggaaaacctccatcaggaccagaaccaggaaggaaatcctccatcagaaccagaaccaggaaggaaaacctccatcaggaccagaaccaggaaggaaatcctccatcagaaccagaaccaggaaggaaatcctccatcaggaccagaaccaggaaggaaaacctccatcagaaccagaaccaggaaggcaatcctccatcaggaccagaaccaggaaggaaaacctccatcagaaccagaaccaggaaggaaatcctccatcaggaccagaaccaggaaggaaaacctccatcagaaccagaaccaggaaggaaaacctccatcctccatcaggaccagaaccaggaaggaaaacctccatcaggaccagaaccaggaaggaaaacctccatcagaaccagaaccaggaaggaaatcctccatcaggaccagaaccaggaaggaaaacctccatcagaaccagaaccaggaaggaaaacctccatcctccatcaggaccagaaccaggaaggaaaacctccatcaggaccagaaccaggaaggaaaacctccatcagaaccagaaccaggaaggaaatcctccatcaggaccagaaccaggaaggaaaacctccatcaggaccagaaccaggaaggaaatcctccatcaggaccagaaccaggaaggaaaacctccatcagaaccagaaccaggaaggaaaacctccatcctccatcaggaccagaaccaggaaggaaaacctccatcaggaccagaaccaggaaggaaaacctccatcagaaccagaaccaggaaggaaatcctccatcaggaccagaaccaggaaggaaaacctccatcaggaccagacaGAAAATATGGTCGCGTCCACGCCAACgttctgctgctggactagaaTCATGTcggtttgaaataaaaacaaggttttTGAAGTTTATGTGGAATTTGTCGAGTTTCATCCACAACCTGTTGAACTTCCAGCGAACTCAGATTTATCTGTGTTTCCAGATTAATTAATTCCTCCTCATTAAACTCAATCATGTTAAAGAAAACTTACTTTCTTTATTTGCAATGAGTTCACATATTTACCTTTTAGTAAAGACAACTAGTTGTATTTTCGAGTGTCGACTGAAAGTAGCAACGCTGGATTCTGAGTCACAACAAAAACGAGCACATGGAAATAAGATGAAGGTTAAACAAACAACTTGCTTTCTCATTTTCTAATTTACTCTCAAACTGTACAGCAGCTGGAACAGACACATATATACAGAGAAAGTGCTATCTCCTTCCATTAATCATTCCTATGAAAGATTTCAGACATCTATTCAGCAGAATCTCTCCTAGAATTACACCAGAAATAATAACAGTAACAACTTTACTCTCAGTGTTTGCTGCTCCTAACGGTGAAAGATTTCTACGTCCTAACAGAGAAAATCAGCCTTTCTACAGGTTAATGTCTATAGAAACTAGAAAGTACAACATACATCTGCATTTTAAATACAGCTTATTCATGATGCTACTTCATTTGATACACACAACAGCTCAGGGAGGAACCTACGCCACATTCAGAGATAAAACAGAGGACATGCAGAACAGGGTGAAACATCATCATGGCTGCAGAAACCAGTCCAGTCACAGCCCTGAACGTCTAGTTTGTTACTGTACAGAGTTTTCTGTCAGTCCAGGAAGTCCAAGTCATGAGAAGCAAACCAGGACTGCAGACTAGGAGGACCGAGAACTGGATTTAATCCTGATGTTCTGCAGAGTCTCAGCCTCTGGAAGTCTGGCTCCGAGATGACGTAAAAGCTGCAGAACTAACATGACGTTGGACGCTTGCAGAGAAACTTCCTGTGTGCAGGTGGCGCGAGCCGCCAGTCACTCTGCCTGCATATTTTAATAACttagaaacagagaaaagaggcaTGTGAAAAGCTGGGTGGTGTTCAGGTCCAGCAGCTGGTCTGTGTAAAGCTCTGCAGTCCATCGGGAGGGGGGCAAACTTTCCCTCCTCAACCTGAACACATGATTACGGTAAGATGGGGAGAAGGAGGGAAACGCGTGACGAGACGAGGCGCTGCAGGCGCGTGAACCCCGTCATGTCTGCGGAGGCCTGCAGCGTCGGGCCTGGTGAGGTCTTCCTGCACCTAGAGCGGGTAGCTGTAGGAGAAGCGCACGTGCAGCCCGTTCACCGGGTGAACTATCGGCACCGTCTGCATCTTGGGAAAGTCCTCCGTGTCCAGGGTCCATTTGCAGGTTCCGATCAGCTCCACGGCCAGAGTTTTCAGAATGATCTGGGCCAGTTCTTTCCCGACGCATCTGCGGACGCCGCCACCAAACGGGACGTAGCTGAACCGGGCCGACCGGCTCTCGTCCCGTTCCAGCCCAAAGCGGTCGGGATCGAACAGTTCGGGGCTTTGGAAGACCGCCGCGGTCTCATGGGTGTCCCGGATGCTGTACATCACACTCCAGCCTTTGGGAATCTGGTACCCCTGTGGAACaaggaaatgaaaacatgttgatattttactggactctttttattctctttggattttggtggtttttatgtccttatttaaatttatttctctACTTatcttttactcttttatttgtataagttgtgttttatttcataTAGTTTGTTCATTTGAGCCATTTTTTGCCTGCTGCTGCAACCACCAACTTCCCAGTTTTTGGGATCAATAAAAGCAGCATTGATCTGTCTTGTGCCATGAAAACCTAGTAGATGGAGCTGGGGGGGTGAAGAGAAGCAGAACCAGCATCAGGGATAGTCTGGGGATGCGGTTCCCACCTGCTGCCATCCAGAACGGGACGGGGTCTAAAGCAGAAGCAGGAACAATCCTGCTTTCTGCTTTCTGCTTCTGACTGAGTTAAACTGGACGCATCTGCAAATAATTCCAACAAATGAAATCAGCATCTAACAAACGCAGTTTAATCTGCATCAACTGAAGCTGAAGCAGATCTTTTCTGTAAATCTgcgttttcttcctttttcttggTGGTTTTCTGGTTTTCTGAACATGTCTGACTCCTGACTCACTTTCATTTCTAGTGAAAACAAAGATGGGAGGCAGATGCAAAACCTGCAAACCTTTCTTTaactgaaagagcagaaaaatctGTTAATACATGAACACGTctgaaatcagtttttattgagATTTTAGCCGAAagttttttaagactttttaaaataagtgaGCAGCTCTAAGGCGAAGCTTTAACTGACCCTGGAAGGAGTATttctcatttatatttattatctataaataatacaaaatatctattaataaatatttcaaaacgTTCTGATTTAAGGACTCAGAGAAAACGTGAACAGGGAGGGAAGAACAGATCCCTTCAGGAAAAATCctcatttatttactcattcattcatctccTGCGTTAATCCCGTTTTCTTTGGAATCTAATCCCAAatatttctgcagattttcttATTTGAGCTCCTGGAAGATTAAAATCGAGTTTAATCAGCTGTAGGGtttaaaatgtgagaaatattTGTGTAAACGGCATCGTGGTGCTTCAGAAAGTCTCTTACAATCACTTTGAACTTCCTTTGTCCTTTTGAAAAAAGGCAGGACGTTGGGGGCAGACTGAGGGCAGGGAGGGGTGTTTAGGGGCTACGGAGGAAGCCGGTCGGGGCAGATTCCTGGTGAGGACCATGTTAATCCTGGATGAGAACGTTCTGACCTGCTGCAGGATAAATGGACCCAAGAGATTTAGCTGAATGAAGATGGGATCAAATAAACTAAGATTCTCCACATTAACTATTTTCTGGTCTAAAATCAGCCTTTGCAGGCAGAGaagcagttttaaaataattgtctGTAGCATAACCACATATTACCTTTAGTCTATTGTtattactcatttattttttttaaatcagtggaGACTGgtcacctgtccaggtgtacctgcctctcgcctgctaataaCCCTACGTGGTACTAAGCTGTGTAGAAGATGGAcggagttttctttctttctcccatCCAGACCTTCCTATCATCCCACATGCACTTATGGTttagttgtgtttacccacaatgcactttgttttgtagtccgCTTCCTATGTTTGGTCTGTGACCTGCGTTTGGAGGTGGACAAGGTCCACTTTGATTCATTTGCACATTCACAAAACCCTAAACCAAGCAACTTTCCCTCCGAACAAAGCAACTTTCCTACAAATCGAAGCAACTTTCCCACCAAAATGAAGTGACTTTCCCTCCAAAGTGAAGCGATATTCCCCCAAACAAAGCAAATTTACCCCcgaacaaaaacacattttcgcCAAAAAAAGCAACTTTCTTCCAACCAAAGCAACTTTTCCCCGGAACAAAGCAACTTTATCTCTGAACAATGCAACTTTCCCACAAACAAAGCAACTTTACCCCTTTAGGGAAAAAAAGCGGGAATAAAGAAACCTTCCCACCAGAACTTGAACTTACATCTAGTTCGAAGGTCTGCAGGGCCGTCCGGTAACCCCCGGAGACCGGCGGCAGGAAGCGGAACACCTCCTTAACGACACAGTCGATGTAGCGGAGCTGACTCAGCTTCTCCAGGCTCAGGTACGGAATGTGAGACCGAGGACATGGAAAACTATCGTTAGCACTCAGACTGTCCAGCAGACGGGTGGTCTCCAACTCAGCAGCTTCTACTTCTGTTTCCATGGCGATGCAAGATGGGCTGCGGCCTTGGTTAGATTCGTAGCCGAGGCCCTCGGCCTCCAGCTCGGCCCTGGCCCTCTCCACCACGGCCGGGTGGCGAAGAAGCTGCAGAACCAGAGATGTGGAGGCGCTGGCCGTGGTGGAGTGAGCCGCAAAGATCAGCTCCACCGCTGTTTCCTGGAAGATAGAAAATCTGGACTTAATCTCATCATTTCATTGGTCTTTATGAATAAAAGAGTTCTACAAAGCATCTGATAACTATCTGTTTTCTGCTGGCGTGGACCTGTGATCCATTTCAACCAGGATTAGACGGGATCAGGTCACACAATGCAAGCCAGACAAACGGAGCTTTGCTTTAATCATGTGGTTGGCAGCATCATCACAGCACAAGAAGAGATCTAAAGAAGAGAATGATCTGCTTTTTAGGCCATGTTGGTGAGTTTGACATGAACTTCTATGTGCTTGGCGATGCTATCCCCCCTCTTCTGCACAGACATGATAAGAACAGCTTAAATCAGGCCAGTGTTGAAGCTCCTGGTAAACTCTGCACAGGTCTACCAGCACTTCTGCTACCTTGAGCTCCTGGATGGTGAGCTGATGCCCGTGTTCCTTGGCACTGGACAGCATGTAGTCAAAAGCATCGTGATATTCGTCCTCCACATGCTGCCTTTCCATCTTTTCCTCGATGATTTTGGCCATGTGGGCGTGCAGGATTTCTCTGGCTTTTATACCCTGGAAACCCCATGAATGGACACGTTTAGCTCGTATTGATGCCTGATCGCAGGCTCAAGTACCTGCATGTGATTGTGGAGCCAAAGCTGGGATGGATGGAGCGGCTTACCTTTCGCAGCCCGCTGAGCGGAGCATCTATTGGAAGCGAGAAGAGGTTGTTCATCAGCTGCTCGAAGGTCTTGGCCAGATGGAGGATCAGGTCTTCCTCCAGCTGCAAACCCAGCAGGATCCGGACTGCGATACGGAACGTCAGGGACTTGGCGGCGGCGTACACTTCCACAGCGCCCGGCTCCGAGCACCACTTGGCGATTTCAGACTTGATGACGTCCTGAAGCCGGGGCAGGTAGGACTCCAGAGCCCCCCGGCTAAACACCTTGGCCAGGATCTGGAAGGAGTTTCggaaacaaagacaataaaagatATTATCGGGAACATGACAGTCAGAAGGTCTTGGTGGATGCTCACTAGCGAGGACGGGAAGATTAAAGCACCAACTTCTtacttttctcttcctcttgtgGAGGTCTCCAATGGAGTTAACCAGGGTGTTGGGCCCCAGGATGATGCAGGTGCTCTGGGGCCACTGGGTGCACACCAGGCTGTGCTCTCCCAGCAGGATCTTACGGATGTTTTCGGCACCTGTCACCCGGACAACGGGCTTCCCCAGGAGGTGGGTCTTAAACACGTTGCCATGACGCTCTCTGCGAGAGATGTGGAAGTTGGATCCCTGCAGAGAGGAAGGAAAAGCGGATGTTAGGTCACATTTTCACCCATGAACGAAAGTTGTTggtagaaaatgtgttttttgctgGAAGTAAAACGGAAAACttggaaacaactttttaactctttaactACTAATTGTCCCAAATTTGTGAAAAATCAATTCCAgtcttaattattttatt from Melanotaenia boesemani isolate fMelBoe1 chromosome 16, fMelBoe1.pri, whole genome shotgun sequence carries:
- the LOC121655147 gene encoding cytochrome P450 26C1 isoform X1 — protein: MFPLAQFGVLSALATALTSLLSALVLLVLTRQLWSLRWSLTRDKESSLPLPRGSMGWPLVGETFHWLFQGSNFHISRRERHGNVFKTHLLGKPVVRVTGAENIRKILLGEHSLVCTQWPQSTCIILGPNTLVNSIGDLHKRKRKILAKVFSRGALESYLPRLQDVIKSEIAKWCSEPGAVEVYAAAKSLTFRIAVRILLGLQLEEDLILHLAKTFEQLMNNLFSLPIDAPLSGLRKGIKAREILHAHMAKIIEEKMERQHVEDEYHDAFDYMLSSAKEHGHQLTIQELKETAVELIFAAHSTTASASTSLVLQLLRHPAVVERARAELEAEGLGYESNQGRSPSCIAMETEVEAAELETTRLLDSLSANDSFPCPRSHIPYLSLEKLSQLRYIDCVVKEVFRFLPPVSGGYRTALQTFELDGYQIPKGWSVMYSIRDTHETAAVFQSPELFDPDRFGLERDESRSARFSYVPFGGGVRRCVGKELAQIILKTLAVELIGTCKWTLDTEDFPKMQTVPIVHPVNGLHVRFSYSYPL
- the LOC121655147 gene encoding cytochrome P450 26C1 isoform X2 — translated: MLDAVPRGHVPPGPVRGAVGFGHGAHFAPVRARAAGSDPPAVEPPLEERHGNVFKTHLLGKPVVRVTGAENIRKILLGEHSLVCTQWPQSTCIILGPNTLVNSIGDLHKRKRKILAKVFSRGALESYLPRLQDVIKSEIAKWCSEPGAVEVYAAAKSLTFRIAVRILLGLQLEEDLILHLAKTFEQLMNNLFSLPIDAPLSGLRKGIKAREILHAHMAKIIEEKMERQHVEDEYHDAFDYMLSSAKEHGHQLTIQELKETAVELIFAAHSTTASASTSLVLQLLRHPAVVERARAELEAEGLGYESNQGRSPSCIAMETEVEAAELETTRLLDSLSANDSFPCPRSHIPYLSLEKLSQLRYIDCVVKEVFRFLPPVSGGYRTALQTFELDGYQIPKGWSVMYSIRDTHETAAVFQSPELFDPDRFGLERDESRSARFSYVPFGGGVRRCVGKELAQIILKTLAVELIGTCKWTLDTEDFPKMQTVPIVHPVNGLHVRFSYSYPL